In Silurus meridionalis isolate SWU-2019-XX chromosome 11, ASM1480568v1, whole genome shotgun sequence, the sequence CCGTTCTTTCAGCCTAATAGGCCAAACTAAAACACATTTTAGCAGCACTAGTATATTCAGAGGATAGCAATAGCCCCCTCACTCCACCCTCTCCCTCCGCATTACACGCCAGTTTACATCTTACAGCATTGCAGATTCACTCAGTAGTGTCTGGATTTGCTCTAAATTGCTGTTTTAGCAGAGGGTGAAGGTAGGTAGGTTAGGGGAAtttcagaaattttttttcaacactAGTACCTCAGTTATTTAAACAATTCTAGCGTGCTGCTTAAATCAAGGGcttatttttagcttttttgaAACCCTAAAAGATTGTGACGCTATTTAAAACTTGAAAGAGAAGAATCAAAAAGCTTTTGCACAAAATGGTGTCGACAACTTTAGCTTCAGTAATACTGATGACCTCTATTGCCCAAGTCGCTCAGGGCCCGCTGACCGACTACATGTGGCTCCTGATTGTCGGTTTCATCATAGCCTTCATCCTAGCCTTTTCTGTGGGAGCTAATGACGTTGCCAACTCTTTTGGCACTGCTGTGGGCTCTGGCGTGGTCACCCTGAAAGTCGCGTGCATCCTTGCTACCATCTTTGAAACCCTGGGATCTGTGCTGCTAGGAGCCAAAGTGAGCGAGACGATACGCAAAGGGATCATCGACGTGAACATGTACAACGGCTCTGAGCACGTTCTCATGGCCGGCTCAGTCAGCGCGATGTTTGGTAAGTGACCTGCCTGTAATGGATTGATACATTTTAACGTAAATATTATTACCAGtgaagattttaatatttttttcttcttgaaaTCTCCAGGCTCTGCTGTGTGGCAACTGCTGGCTTCTTTCCTCAAACTCCCCATTTCTGGTACACATTGCATTGTGGGAGCCACCATCGGCTTTTCGCTAGTGGCAAAAGGTCTACAGGGAGTTCGGTGGATTGAGCTTCTGCGAATCGGTAAGTCCTAGATCTTTTAAATCTAAAGAGTTTACATAAAAAGGATTAggttaaaaaagtatataatgaAGCAAAATTTAAGGCTTGATGTACAGTGTGTCAGTGAGTTGattgcagaaaaacaaaaccgTAGTAATTCGCATTTAATTAAGTCGTATGGTCTGGTTTAAAGATGATCAGTAAAGTagcttatttatttaccttACTCCAACATTCAGTTTTGTAGTATCCATGCTCCATCTGAACACTTACCACAGATTCTTTTCTATAGACAAATAATTTGTAAAGGATGAATGTTAAAGGATTAGAAATATTTACTGAGTGATTTACCCCCCTTCCTCCCTGTCTCTCTTACAGTTGCGTCTTggttcctctctcctctcctctctggCTTTATGTCGGCAGTTCTCTTCTACTTTGTCCGCGTATTTATCTTGCAGAAGGTAAGAACAGGAAATCTGTTTGCACACCATGAGTTGCGCTAAAGGTTGAATTAGCATAATGGCAGAGGTGCCACAATGAGGACATTGAAGATCAGACAGACTTCATGAAAAACTGATGTCTCTCTTTTTGTACATATTATACTGGGGGGAGCCACTCTGTGATATTGGCTGCACTTTGTATTATTGTTAAGGTgtctaattttttttcctttgccttCATGTTTGTAGAAGGATCCGGTTCCCAATGGACTCAGGGCATTGCCTGTCTTCTATGCTGTCACTTTGGGAATCAACATGTTCTCCATCATGTATACAGGCGCACCGAGTGAGTATTGTTCTCCTGTCACATCCATTTCTCTTTATGGGTAAGCCTTTCCCCTTAACACGAGGCCTAACAGACTGATGCAACACTGTTTGTGAACGTCATTAAGATTACTAACTAGAGGAAGCCAGATGGAAATGACCGTGCtgcattacttttattattttattttttttgtaatcttgACCTTTGTATCAGGCTTTCTGTCCTTTTTGAACACggaggaaagaaataaaatcaatggAGTACACTTGCCGTCCATCAAACTGAATCTTCATCAGAGTAgccccctttttcttttttttttttttccttttttttttcttttttttctttgctgtgcATACTTTTTAATACATAACATTTGGGAACCTCATTAAATGAGCGTTTTTTTGctcctttttgttttcttctacCTACAGGGATCAACAATGCAAGGAGTCAGCTGGCCTGGGCCGTATATGAAGGCTTCAGGCCAGAGTATGACAGGATACACAGATAGGAGTGTGTGGCATGTATGCACTCTTATTAGGCACTGGAAGGTGCATCATATGCACTTGCACCACCAGGCCCAACTACACACAAACTGATTTAAGTCAACCTGAGAAAGGAGGTAGCGatagcataattttttttagtttagaattttttttttttttttttttttttaaaagaggtaGTTGAGGCTGGCTGCTATCTGAGTGGATCAATAAGACATTCGGCTCAATATCTATAAAAGGAAGAGAAGCATGACTATGCAAAATCTTTCTAATGCATGTCGCATTGCATGTGATGTACCCAATGGTGAGAAGACTGAACACGCAGCTTTAAAGTTGCAAAAAGGGCTGAATTTCTTTGTTTGCTAATGGTCATTTTGACTGCTCTTATTTGATCCACCAGAAATGATTGTTTTTaggtttagatttaaaaaagcaCCAATTTAATGACATTTGAACTAGACAGAGATGGGAGACCTGCTCATATTTTAAGTCATTCCCCACCTCTCACTCCTGTGCAGTTCAACAAACACTTCTGCTCCGGTTTATTCTCCAATTCCGGAACCAGATTAATGCGAGGATTAGCGCCAGAGTTTTGGACTCACTTTGCTGACTTCGTGTCATCTGCTTCTGGATCAGCTTCAGGAGCAGTAGACCAGTCTTCATGAGCAAATGCCCTCTAAGCACAGTTTACTTGAGTTCGTCTGTACCATTCTCAAACATGTAGTCGTTGCTCTCTCACCCAGAGGGCTGAAACATTGTGTTTTTAGACCAATCTTGCTTCAGCAATTACCTGGATTCATGGATTGGTGTATTTTAGCAACTGCCTGAGTGTACCACTatacaggtgttttttttttttttttttaaattaatttttttattaatgcaacaCATTGAGCACGATATGTAAGTGCTTATTATTCCTGAAGTGGTACAAAACTTGGTACATCGACTTGCTAGGACTTGAAAAGCATTGCCATTGCCATCATATTTATCACACAAATGCATTGTGTTGAGGCCCTGCAGTCTTTGGATTGAGGAATGTTCTTGAAGCCTAATGCAAATAACATGGTTGCGCAAAAAAGACACGAGTTTAGCAGCTTATTACGAGTAGTGCCGCATGCTGCGAGTCGTCATTTCACTGCTCTTGGTTTGTTTGAAATGGGTGTCTAGTTAGAGCCTATATAAAACGGCAGTTTAGGATTAAAGAGAACGCACTTCCTCGCTGTGGTATGAAGTCTCATTTCTCGGTATATCCCGCCCAGTTCaggtttaatttgtttattgttgtaAAGCACTCACTGAGCCGGGCACTGCTGCTAGTGGTAAACTGATGGAAATACACAAATAACTCCCTCATCCCAGCGAAGCCCAGATTCAGCAGTAATGGTTTTGCCTAGAAagtcccccccacacacacacacacactcacacacacacacacacacacacacacacacacacacacaccatcctttCTTTTGTTATGTAAAACCGTAAATGATCATTTCAAGGGTGGAATGAATAGAGTCCAGAAGCCTCACATGGCACATGTCAGCTTGCTGTTTGTGCTTCGCATGAATGTTAAGGTGGCTTGCTCACAGGCTGAAAAAAACAGTTTGCATCTTCTCATTCACATCACACAGAGGAGAGTCCTCTCTGATTTCACTTGCCATTAGCGAGTACACTAGTCTACTTAAAATTTTACATGCTTTCAAACTCTTACCTGTCATCCTGCCCAGTCAGGGTGTAACAGTGTGACCTGTGATTTTGTAAAGTAAACTGAAAAGAGGTGACTGGCCTCATGTTTGTTCAGAATGGTTACTCTAAACCTAATCTGGTGGCCGAGCTCTAGCTGACAGGTTAGGCAGCAATAAAATCATGAGGTTCTAGTATTTTACACAAGCAATATGTAAGTTTTATAACTTGATAAAGTGCAATATAAATCAAAGCCAACACACTTCTTGTTTTTGAGTTGGTTGCTTAAGAGTAGGAGTTGAAAAATATCTTGTCTTGGTACACAGTAACCTAATTCGTGTCACCTGCATGATGTTGTTTCCCAATTGCTACACGTGAGCTTTAGCCATGAGACAACCAAAGTTACATGTTACTTAACAGTTTACTTGAAAAGCAGCTCTGCCATTCTTGTTGCATTTAACAAGGCCTTATAAACCGCAGTGCATGATAAATAACTTGGGTGTGTTTTGCAAACACCTGAAGACCAAACACAcccaacaaataaatgtaaattgaaaatatagtaaattataaaatattatgttaATTTATCCAAGAAGATTTAAGTTTGAGGAATGACTCATTATTTAATGTGTTCAGATTCTACTGAACAGCAGGAAGCTACCACTTTCACAACACAGTTTTTAGAGTCCTTTGTCTGAGAAGGTTAATATTGAGCACTGTAAAAAGTGGAGGAGaatatttttatagtaaaattTATGTTTTGATATTTGTGGCACTGTGACAACTGATCGAGGCTCTTGTGGTTTTACAACGTTTGACGTGTAGAGTAGAGCATTCCTTTTAATCAAATTGTATGATGAGGAAAAAATCTATATGTGAAAATGTTGcatgtataatgttttttacCAGTTTTAACTGCATTAATCACTTTCACCTCGTGCCAAATGCTTGTGCTGTTACAGCctcggaaaaaaaaacaggtttcatGCTTTTATCCTTTCAGTGTAACTGTTTATAACTCATTATGAATCTGAAATGGACTTGAAACATAAATAACTGTTTTAAACCTGGTTAGTGCTCTCTTAGGAAATCAGAAGAAACATTTCATGGGAAACCATGAGATGatctaattttttatttattttttgataagGTCTGTGATTTCCTGTTGCTGAAAAGACGTGTTGGATTGCCTTCCTGTAATAGGCAAATATTATCTATAGtcaatttctcttctttttttttttatgttgacaCAAATGGCTTTTTAGTAGTAAACGTGTCCCCTTTACACCAGAAACAAGTTATACCAGACATTGCATTAccacaaagcaaaaaacaaCTGCCCCTTTTCTTccaaataaatcataaatagtCATCAGACAGTCATGGCAATAAAGTATGGCACTCCACCGTTTTTGAGGGGAATAATAGCTCTTGTTTTACACCAGAAGCTGTGGTTTTAGTTGGGGGTTTATAGTCTGTGAAAGTGGTATTTAAGTTGAGCTACAGTCGTTTTCTCTCCGTTTATCCCATGGTTGTGGTGCAGCAGCAtcccttattttttttaatgcgtcATTCTCATGTGACGAACAGTGCATACCttccaatttattatttttaaacttaaacCACAGTAAACACAGGATTTGCCACTCGTTTTTCCCCATTTTCTTTTcccaacacaaacaaaaaatattttcaaagtcTCAAATTTTTGGattataatgtttgtttttgttcagcTGATACTATCTGGACCTCCTCCCATCGTTCTCACACACCTGTTAAGCCTTTTCCATGAGGCACTCGGTCATGTGAAAGagtagcatttaaaaaaaaaaaatacaccacccacagttctttctcttttattagTGTAAGTGGAGCAAGTCACAGCAGTGTGCTGCAGGAGCACGTGAGTCAGTGCAGGAGGCGGAGAGCCACTGCTCGCTGTAACCGGTCTCGTCCAGAACATTTCTACACGCATTCATCTCTCCCCCTccctgtcctttttttttttttctttttttttttttttctttcaggaaaaaaacaaaaaaaaaagcacaaccgGGTTTGCTGACTTGTGTTTTTACTTCACACATAGCAAGGTTTAGTCTAACGGCCATGTCTTGTGCCAGCACTATGTTGATCACATTCGCTTTCTGCAGTCTTGGCACCAAAATGATTTGGCTCAAGTagggacattttttatttaattataaaaaaaaaaatttaatggcAGGCAAACTTAAGTCAGTCCAGTTGCAATCTCTAATTAATCTATCCTGGTGCATTTTCATCCTTGGGTATGACTTTAAAATTTCTGAACCAATTGTATGCTTTTCCTCTGATCCTAATTTCTATCCAGCAGGTGATCTGCAGCCCTGAAGTCTTTCTAGCAATAtactttttgtgtaaatcatTAACAGTCCTGTGCCACTGCGGCATTTTGCTGCTATTCACGCTTTGCCATCTCTTTGGTGGTATCGCATGCCAGACTTTGCACTTGTTACCTACCTGTCACATTTGCCACGTGGTTGCAGATGACGCCGGTGGTTTATGGTGTCATTTTAACTCTAGTTTTAATCGtcatctgatttatttttaacagcaaAGAAGTCCTCAGGATCCAAATTTTCCCGCCTTAAATAcaccatatttttattttattttcctcatgtGTCTCCAGTGCTAACATTATTAACAGCTAGGATTAAGTAATTCAGTCTCACCCTTGAATGATTTCTTTCAGAAATCTGTTCCGGTAGCACATGCTGCCATTTTTGTCTCAAAACCACCTTtcgtctctttctttctatttccccCTGGTCCCCTTCTCGGCCCCTTCTCTCGTATTTACGCTGGCCccgcagtgctgggatttgatgcGCTGCCCTGGTGGGGAACCCTTGTCCTCTCCATCGGATGTGCCATCCTCACTGGACTCATCGTCTGGTTTGCTGTTTGCCCCTACCTCAAGAGAAAAATTAAGCGTAagtaaagtttgtttatttctctagTTTGTGTTGGATCATGTGATGGTGTGGTTCGCTTTAAACGGAAATACAAGGTGTTAATTATTTCAGCCCACATGGTGCCTAAATGAATGACAAGCAATTTGACTGCAAATAATTGTGGCCAAGCAGCATTTAGAAATGTGGGCTATAAACAAGCCTTCTTTTAAATCTGTAATTGCagaactcatttatttattaacttgtGTTCTTCCCATTAACACAACCTTTGTCCAAAATATTGCCACGTGGCTGCAAATGAGGCtacatgtattttatatgattaATCTCGATAATGACTCTTAAACACTTTAAATGGTGTAAATTATTCAGTGCTTACGATCCACACTGACGTGGCCTCGGGTTGTTCGGAAGTGGTCATGTGACTGACAAGCCGCTAAGAGATCCTTTTCAATCACATTAGCTCTGAAAAAACCCTGAGCCTTTGCCCTGGGGTATTAAACACTGTTGTTGCTTTGTAATTCTGTTGTGCTGCTTGTGTAAGACCGGGTCAGTGATGTCATTGGGTCAGTTATCCAGTAATTGGACTTTACCTGGTGGATTAGAATAGTTTTTGCTTAGACACTAACCCTGTTCAGAGTCTGCGTTGAGGTTACTGCAGGCAAATGTGAAGCGTTGTACCATTGCACATTTGACCATGTCGATCACGTGCCGCAAGGATGTTGGACCTTGataattggttaaagcaacatgACAAACAGACCCGAGAACGTTCTAGCACAGGATTAGAGACAAAAAGAGGAGCAAGGGGTTTTAAAATCGGTGTAGTTTAAATGCctacattaaaataattcttaataatgcaatataaGTTAGGAAAAAATTCTAATTAACATGAATAGAGGGAACAAATGTAGATGAAAAAACAGTATGTACAATGTAAGTTTGACAACAGGGGTTTTTGGTGTTGTGTATGCATTTCATATTGCTTTTGGCAGGATGTCTTCAGACATCCGGTGTTTGTTTGCGTTCCCTACACTTCCATAATAACACTGTTTTGAAATTTAGCTGCAGTGAAGTATATTTGCAAAGATCCTGCTGttacctgtgtgtttgtgtgaagaaTTGGAATTGTGGgaagaattaatttattttattttttgtgtccTCTTTGTTTCTCCAGGTGAGATCAAATCTAGCCCTTCAGAAAGTCCCCTAATGGAAAAGAGGGAAATGGTGGTGGAGGCACACTGTCCCATCCTCAAGAATGTTCCTGAGGTGCCCACATCCACACTGACCCCCAGTGCTCCTCCTTGTGAAGAACGTAGAGTCACTTTTGACATAGGAGACTCTGACGACTTCGAACCAAAAGAGGGTGAAATCAGCAATGGGAGCGGTAAGTTTTGAGGCAGAAGCAATTTTGCACAGACATCCACCGGAAATTTAAGATTCCCCCAAGTCACTCAAGCaatcatataataaatagtGCTTTCaaagagacaaaaataaaatgatcttttatccatattataaatatattaattatgcaTTTCTTTTGATCAGCTTCCAAATCAGTCCATGTTCAGTTCAACAACGGCCCCACCGCCCCCAGCAACGGCTATAGTCAGTACCACACTGTCCACAAGGACTCTGGTCTCTACAAGGACCTGCTGCACAAGCTGCACCTTGCCAAAGTAGGCGACTGCATGGGCGAGACAGGCGACCGACCCATCCGACGCAACAACAGCTACACCTCCTACACCATGGCCATCATTGGTCTTCATGGCGAGTTCAAGCCCCGAGACTCGGATTTCCGTGCTTCAGAGGAAGGAGACAAGGTGCAAGAGCGCAAGAGGGTCCGCATGGACAGCTACACGAGCTACTGCAATGCTGTGGCTGAGAGTGGTGCCCCCGAAGACGGCCTTGGAGATGCAGAAGTGACCCTTGAGATAAAAGAGGAGGATAGAGGAAGCAACAGCAGTTCACTGGAGGAAGAAAAGACCGATGCAGATAAACCTGAAGTTTCCATACTCTTCCAGTTCCTGCAGATTCTTACTGCCTGCTTTGGCTCTTTTGCTCATGGTGGAAATGATGTCAGGTATGGGAGAGCCTTAGTTCTAATATGCTAAATTCAAAGcagattccttttttatttttattgcaaattatCATTTCTTCATGGTCATGTAATTGCTTAAGTGTAACGAGAGCATAGGGCAAGATAAACTGGAGATTTGGAATTACATTggatacataaaatatttaataatttgattAAATTCTTTTGATTTCAGTCAAATGATATTTCATGTATCCAATGTTGTAATTCAAAATCTCAAGTTTATCTTGTCCTTACCTATGCTCTTGTTTTTGATCTGGAAATGAAAGTGTTTGTGTACTTGTTGCATAACCTAATCAGGACTGTAAAcaaatacagtgcaacctcgatactcacaggggttacgttctatgacctttttaatttaataaattgcataatattagtacaaactcttttgaaatgtttctccgagtatcgaggttccactttACCTACGTTTGCACGATAACCATCCCACAAGATCGCATGCTTAaatagttacattttttttgtcctttgtttATCTCACCCTCATGCAGTAACGCTATTGGACCATTGGTGGCACTGTGGCTGGTTTATCAGAGCGGCTCTGTTAATACCACTGCTCCGACTCCTCTCTGGCTGCTGCTGTATGGAGGAGTGGGCATCTGCATCGGACTGTGGGTCTGGGGCCGCAGAGTCATCCAGACAATGGGCCGAGACCTTACTCCCATCACTCCCTCCAGGTGTGTGCGCTCATTTGCTCGTTTCTGTGTACTGTTGATTATTTATACATGTGCTGTTTTTTGTATCCTTGTGACATGTGGAactttttacactttattacattGTTCTAAACTCAGTTTTGTCTTTACAGTGGGTTCAGCATCGAGCTGGCTTCAGCAGTCACTGTGGTCGTCGCCTCCAACATCGGTCTGCCCGTCTCCACCACCCACTGCAAGGTAAATGAACAAATCACGCACAGTCATACACACTATGCAAACATGAGCTGATGCAAAGCAGGCCAATGGCACAGGCCCATTTGAATGGGGTGGAGAAGTCCAGACTGCAGTG encodes:
- the slc20a1b gene encoding sodium-dependent phosphate transporter 1-B, which encodes MVSTTLASVILMTSIAQVAQGPLTDYMWLLIVGFIIAFILAFSVGANDVANSFGTAVGSGVVTLKVACILATIFETLGSVLLGAKVSETIRKGIIDVNMYNGSEHVLMAGSVSAMFGSAVWQLLASFLKLPISGTHCIVGATIGFSLVAKGLQGVRWIELLRIVASWFLSPLLSGFMSAVLFYFVRVFILQKKDPVPNGLRALPVFYAVTLGINMFSIMYTGAPMLGFDALPWWGTLVLSIGCAILTGLIVWFAVCPYLKRKIKREIKSSPSESPLMEKREMVVEAHCPILKNVPEVPTSTLTPSAPPCEERRVTFDIGDSDDFEPKEGEISNGSASKSVHVQFNNGPTAPSNGYSQYHTVHKDSGLYKDLLHKLHLAKVGDCMGETGDRPIRRNNSYTSYTMAIIGLHGEFKPRDSDFRASEEGDKVQERKRVRMDSYTSYCNAVAESGAPEDGLGDAEVTLEIKEEDRGSNSSSLEEEKTDADKPEVSILFQFLQILTACFGSFAHGGNDVSNAIGPLVALWLVYQSGSVNTTAPTPLWLLLYGGVGICIGLWVWGRRVIQTMGRDLTPITPSSGFSIELASAVTVVVASNIGLPVSTTHCKVGSVVAVGWMRSRKAVDWRLFRNIFMAWFVTVPISCLISAAIMALFTYVIFPV